The Haloplanus sp. GDY1 genomic sequence AAGGGTTTTCACGCTCCGGTCCCGCCTCCAGGTATGGCCGAGATCGATCCCGAGACGCTGTTGCCGAACGACGGACTGCGCCAGGGTGCCCTCGACGGCGAGGTGACACGGATCCACCGCGGGCAGGAGTACGCGGCGGTGGGTGACACCTTCGACCTCGACGGGACGACCTTCGAGGTCGTCGCCGTCGACGAACGGACCCTCGGCGACCTGACCGACGCCGACGCCCGCGCCGAGGGCGCGCGCGATCTCGATCACT encodes the following:
- a CDS encoding ASCH domain-containing protein — translated: MAEIDPETLLPNDGLRQGALDGEVTRIHRGQEYAAVGDTFDLDGTTFEVVAVDERTLGDLTDADARAEGARDLDHYRQILERAHDDFEWEDDSTVVRHRFERTA